A genomic segment from Sporichthya brevicatena encodes:
- a CDS encoding helix-turn-helix domain-containing protein, which produces MLDATPRSLTAVADALMEREEALVTAQVKAVREFAGYDRIPLPSLRSSARRNVLRVVSVLRGSPDLPAEAEETERQSGGQRALQGIPADVVVGAYRAVMGLLREEFLATATDLQIPAVDVLHATRLLWDLTDRYSTEVVAERQQIDIEFARRDEQERLAFLQRLLTGTLLPAEVLVGGVAYGLVPDAEYWVSRGRHPEEHRHALSRRLEYSGATSTFRPLIGWIDGDVVAVTAKRPTVEADGAVLAVSGPVPPAGFPQAFGEATRLLNVAARFQRQGLVDNNTLSIRIAVVEEGELSEALLARYATPVLATGATAGIVLSTVRTFLACRRHIAETAAALSVHVNTVRYRLARYAELTGADLDDTETLIEVWWALESWALREQTPGA; this is translated from the coding sequence GTGCTCGACGCCACCCCGCGCAGCCTGACCGCGGTTGCCGACGCGCTGATGGAGCGCGAGGAAGCCCTGGTCACCGCCCAGGTGAAGGCCGTGCGCGAGTTCGCCGGGTACGACCGCATCCCGCTGCCCTCGCTGCGGAGTTCGGCCCGCCGCAACGTCCTGCGGGTCGTGTCGGTCCTGCGGGGGAGCCCGGACCTGCCGGCCGAGGCCGAGGAGACCGAGCGGCAGTCCGGCGGCCAGCGCGCGCTGCAGGGCATTCCGGCCGACGTCGTCGTCGGTGCGTACCGCGCGGTGATGGGCCTGCTCCGCGAGGAGTTCCTGGCGACGGCGACCGACCTGCAGATCCCGGCCGTCGACGTCCTCCACGCCACGCGGCTGCTCTGGGACCTGACGGACCGTTACTCCACCGAGGTCGTCGCCGAGCGGCAGCAGATCGACATCGAGTTCGCGCGCCGCGACGAGCAGGAGCGGCTCGCCTTCCTCCAGCGACTGCTCACCGGCACCCTGCTGCCCGCCGAGGTCCTGGTCGGCGGCGTGGCCTACGGACTGGTGCCCGACGCCGAGTACTGGGTCAGTCGCGGTCGGCATCCCGAGGAGCACCGGCACGCGCTGTCGCGGCGACTGGAGTACTCGGGCGCGACGTCGACCTTCCGGCCGCTGATCGGGTGGATCGACGGGGACGTCGTCGCCGTCACCGCGAAGCGGCCCACGGTGGAGGCCGACGGCGCCGTGCTGGCCGTCTCCGGCCCCGTCCCGCCCGCCGGGTTCCCCCAGGCCTTCGGCGAGGCGACGCGACTGCTCAACGTCGCCGCCCGGTTCCAGCGGCAGGGTCTGGTCGACAACAACACGCTCTCGATCCGGATCGCGGTCGTCGAGGAGGGCGAGCTCTCCGAGGCCCTGCTCGCCCGGTACGCGACGCCGGTCCTGGCCACCGGCGCGACGGCGGGCATCGTCCTGTCGACGGTCCGCACCTTCCTCGCCTGCCGGCGGCACATCGCGGAGACGGCGGCGGCGCTGTCCGTCCACGTCAACACCGTCCGGTACCGGCTCGCCCGCTACGCCGAGCTGACCGGGGCGGACCTCGACGACACCGAGACCCTCATCGAGGTGTGGTGGGCCCTCGAGTCCTGGGCGCTGCGGGAACAGACCCCCGGCGCCTGA
- the cofD gene encoding 2-phospho-L-lactate transferase — protein MIVGLGGGVGASRFWRALLAELTEPSALTVVVNTADDLWVHGLRVCPDLDTTLYALSGRQDLERGWGVQGESWRAMAAVRALGGDPWFNLGDLDLGTHLFRTGLLRDGVGLAEVTRRLAAGLGVATPVLPMTEDEVTSYVLTAAGELLHFQEFHVARRSRDEVRAISYRNADTAAPAPGVLEAILTADLVVIAPSNPLASVGPILALPGVREALRASQAPVVAVTPVVSGVPIRAAGEQHRADTRAGLLRSVGLSHTASAAASLLRDVADVFVLDRADEIEAETVAGFGLEALLADTLATELGDGAIDLPAARAVLERFAPAERRAGASETRERR, from the coding sequence GTGATCGTGGGACTGGGCGGCGGCGTCGGCGCGTCGCGGTTCTGGCGGGCGCTGCTCGCCGAACTGACCGAACCGAGTGCGTTGACCGTCGTCGTCAACACCGCGGACGACCTCTGGGTGCACGGCCTGCGGGTCTGTCCGGACCTCGACACCACCCTCTACGCCCTCTCCGGTCGGCAGGACCTCGAGCGCGGGTGGGGCGTGCAGGGGGAGTCCTGGCGGGCGATGGCCGCCGTGCGTGCGCTCGGCGGCGACCCGTGGTTCAACCTCGGCGACCTCGACCTCGGGACGCACCTGTTCCGCACCGGGCTGCTCCGTGACGGCGTCGGCCTGGCGGAGGTGACGCGGCGGCTCGCCGCGGGCCTCGGGGTCGCGACGCCGGTGCTGCCGATGACCGAGGACGAGGTGACCTCCTACGTCCTGACCGCGGCCGGCGAGCTCCTGCACTTCCAGGAGTTCCACGTGGCCCGTCGCTCGCGCGACGAGGTGCGCGCGATCTCCTACCGCAATGCCGACACCGCCGCGCCCGCCCCGGGCGTGCTGGAGGCGATCCTCACCGCCGACCTCGTCGTGATCGCGCCGAGCAACCCACTCGCGAGCGTCGGCCCGATCCTCGCGCTGCCGGGCGTCCGCGAGGCGCTGCGTGCGAGTCAGGCCCCGGTCGTCGCCGTCACGCCGGTCGTGTCGGGGGTGCCGATCAGGGCTGCCGGTGAGCAGCACCGCGCGGACACCCGAGCCGGACTGCTGCGGTCGGTCGGGCTCTCGCACACCGCGTCGGCGGCCGCGAGCCTGCTGCGCGACGTCGCGGACGTGTTCGTGCTCGACCGCGCCGACGAGATCGAGGCCGAGACCGTCGCCGGCTTCGGGCTGGAGGCCCTGCTCGCCGACACCCTCGCGACCGAGCTCGGCGACGGAGCGATCGACCTGCCCGCCGCGCGCGCGGTGCTGGAGCGGTTCGCCCCGGCCGAGCGACGAGCCGGCGCGTCCGAGACCCGGGAGCGCCGGTGA